In Syntrophales bacterium, a single window of DNA contains:
- a CDS encoding DHA2 family efflux MFS transporter permease subunit has protein sequence MSRAPSTRSADRSRLVILAAGCAAFMNILDGTVVNVSLPSVVRDLGVDTDVGVWIILAYSVTLAGTVLAFGKLADRLGMGRVMTWGYLLFTGSSLLCGLAPTATVLVAGRLLQGIGGGMLSATSLGAVGSYLPPERRGWGIGIVSAASALGAMLGAPLGGILSETAGWRWIFLVNLPVGLFAWYIVSFRFPRDAKTVSGRNRRMIGIDPASVLLSVIALGSLLYGISRGPEDGWLSPPVLGSVLSGVVFFVAFLFRERRSPDPLLDWGLFRDRRFLAANLANFFTSMLVAGVNFLFPFYLIYVQGLGQAATGAVLIFFSGVYVLVSPVAGRLSDRIGVRLLTTGGMVLAAGGLFVFTCLAGAPSMAAPVVLLVLLGVAYGSYLSPNNRQILNLAPPEGQGSASGVLRLLFYLGQPLGVALAEAVLRDGLPETVESISRWRALPMAELTTAFQGGFIVCAAVAALSACCSLFSSGGGKTPRP, from the coding sequence ATGAGCAGAGCCCCGTCTACCCGTAGTGCCGACCGGAGCCGCCTGGTCATCCTCGCGGCGGGCTGCGCGGCCTTCATGAACATCCTCGACGGGACCGTCGTCAACGTATCGCTGCCGTCGGTCGTGCGCGACCTGGGGGTAGACACCGACGTCGGCGTCTGGATTATCCTGGCCTATTCCGTCACGCTGGCGGGAACGGTCCTGGCGTTCGGCAAGCTGGCCGACCGGCTCGGGATGGGCCGCGTCATGACCTGGGGATATCTCCTGTTCACGGGCAGCTCTCTCCTCTGTGGGCTTGCCCCCACCGCGACGGTCCTCGTGGCCGGGCGGCTCCTGCAGGGGATCGGCGGCGGGATGCTCTCCGCCACGTCGCTCGGCGCCGTCGGCAGCTACCTCCCCCCGGAGCGCCGGGGGTGGGGCATCGGCATCGTCAGCGCCGCGTCGGCACTCGGCGCCATGCTGGGAGCGCCGCTCGGGGGAATCCTTTCGGAAACGGCGGGATGGCGGTGGATCTTCCTGGTGAATCTCCCCGTCGGTCTGTTTGCCTGGTACATCGTTTCCTTCCGGTTCCCCCGGGATGCGAAAACCGTGTCAGGCCGGAACCGGAGGATGATCGGCATCGATCCGGCAAGCGTCCTTCTCAGCGTGATCGCCCTCGGAAGCCTGCTCTACGGGATTTCCCGAGGGCCCGAAGACGGCTGGCTCTCCCCGCCGGTGCTGGGGAGCGTTCTCTCCGGTGTCGTTTTCTTCGTTGCCTTTCTGTTCCGGGAGCGCCGGAGCCCGGATCCGCTCCTGGACTGGGGCCTCTTTCGCGATCGCCGCTTCCTGGCCGCCAACCTGGCGAATTTCTTCACGTCCATGCTCGTTGCGGGAGTGAACTTCCTGTTCCCCTTTTATCTCATTTACGTGCAGGGCCTGGGCCAGGCGGCGACGGGAGCGGTCCTGATTTTCTTCAGCGGCGTTTATGTGCTGGTGAGCCCGGTGGCGGGCAGGCTGTCGGACCGGATCGGGGTGCGGCTTCTGACGACGGGAGGCATGGTCCTGGCGGCGGGCGGGCTCTTCGTCTTCACGTGCCTGGCCGGTGCCCCGTCCATGGCGGCCCCCGTCGTCCTCCTGGTTCTCCTGGGGGTTGCCTACGGCTCGTACCTCTCGCCGAACAACCGGCAGATCCTGAACCTGGCGCCGCCGGAAGGGCAGGGAAGCGCGTCCGGCGTTCTGCGCCTGCTGTTCTACCTCGGGCAGCCGCTGGGGGTGGCCCTGGCGGAGGCGGTGCTCCGGGACGGCCTCCCGGAGACGGTTGAATCGATCTCCCGGTGGCGCGCCCTGCCGATGGCAGAGCTGACCACGGCCTTTCAAGGCGGATTTATCGTCTGTGCTGCCGTGGCGGCCCTTTCCGCGTGCTGCTCCCTCTTTTCCTCCGGGGGAGGGAAAACGCCCCGGCCATAA
- a CDS encoding insulinase family protein, whose amino-acid sequence MSDQNSSPAPVLATGDIHEGFRVHRVEPVEDIRVTAYLMEHEKTGARVLHLHSRDRENLIAVAFPTPPADSTGLPHILEHSVLAGSRTYPVKDAFNELMKGSLQTFINAFTYPDKTVYPVASQTPADFYNLARVYADLVFHPRLLPETFRQEGHHLEPADPDNPAGGLTVSGIVFNEMKGAYSSPESLLYKAIQENLYPATPYVHDSGGSPDVIPSLTYEQFRAFHRARYAPSNAFFFLYGDIPPQEHLAFLKTILEDAERTEAAEEIPGQERWTEPRSVRAFYPVGKDEPRERKTTVNIAWMLSDSRDSETAVLLEIVAGILVGSAAGPLRKALVDSGLGEDLSPVTGMERDLKQTFFSTGLRGTDPEKAAGIEKLILETLETETEKGFDRELIEGTLHQVEFHGREIKRKTYPYGITLMGRAFHGWLYGGDPLAGLNFPAIISGIRRRWEADPRLFEKTARTWLIENPHRLLAVLEPSATVQEERESAFRERMERLRAALSDGDMERIRREAEDLRRYQSEPDPPEAAATLPRLKVADIPAEPEFIPTEDSLLSGVPTLRHDLYTNGIAYWSLAFDISDVPEDLQPLLPLLGKLTLNMGAASRSYEEMAKRIALKTGGLRFSLSAGFGRKGEGTWQKLIVEGKSLYRNVPDALAILKDLLLAGDLDDRTRMRDLILEKKNRLQAAVIPSGHSFAKMAAAASLSLPAWRDEQWHGRSQLRFAARTAESLEKEAERLQGTLAGLKTAVFRRAGLTVDLAADREGLAILSAELGALITDLPAGKASAPFETALKPSRPGVAIPADVNYVARVLPAPVHGDPQAAALLVLARYLSSGYLYKRIRVQGGAYGGMCGYDSMNGLFSLLSYRDPHLVETLDVYDGVPDEIRRGIDPEELEKAVIGTIGLLDRPTDPSGKAHTALIRRIAGVTDDDRRALRRRILDMTPETLQAAAEEFLAESMDRSSVAVFAPEEKLRKANESLREALEVEPLVQAKA is encoded by the coding sequence ATGTCCGATCAAAACAGCAGTCCCGCGCCGGTCCTTGCAACGGGCGACATTCACGAAGGATTCCGCGTGCACCGCGTGGAGCCCGTCGAGGACATCCGCGTCACCGCCTACCTGATGGAGCACGAGAAGACGGGGGCCCGGGTCCTACACCTCCACAGCCGGGACCGGGAAAACCTCATCGCCGTCGCCTTCCCCACACCTCCGGCGGACTCGACGGGCCTCCCGCACATCCTGGAGCACTCCGTCCTGGCAGGCTCGCGGACCTATCCCGTGAAGGACGCCTTCAACGAGCTGATGAAGGGCTCGCTGCAGACCTTCATCAACGCCTTCACCTATCCCGACAAGACGGTCTATCCCGTGGCCAGCCAGACCCCGGCGGACTTTTACAACCTGGCCCGGGTTTACGCGGACCTGGTGTTCCATCCCCGCCTGCTCCCGGAGACCTTCCGGCAGGAGGGGCACCACCTGGAGCCGGCGGATCCGGACAACCCCGCCGGCGGCCTGACCGTCTCGGGCATCGTCTTCAACGAGATGAAGGGGGCCTATTCCTCCCCGGAGTCGCTGCTGTACAAGGCCATCCAGGAGAACCTGTACCCGGCGACACCCTACGTCCACGACTCCGGCGGCAGCCCCGATGTGATCCCCTCCCTGACCTATGAGCAGTTCCGGGCGTTCCATCGGGCCCGCTACGCCCCGTCGAACGCCTTCTTCTTCCTCTACGGCGACATCCCGCCGCAGGAGCACCTGGCCTTCCTGAAGACGATCCTCGAAGACGCGGAGCGGACGGAGGCCGCGGAGGAGATCCCCGGGCAGGAGCGCTGGACGGAGCCCCGGTCGGTCCGGGCCTTCTACCCCGTCGGCAAGGACGAGCCCCGGGAGCGGAAGACCACCGTCAACATCGCCTGGATGCTCTCCGACAGCCGGGATTCCGAGACGGCCGTGCTCCTGGAGATCGTGGCGGGAATCCTCGTGGGCAGCGCCGCGGGGCCGCTTAGGAAGGCCCTTGTCGATTCGGGCCTCGGCGAGGACCTGTCGCCCGTGACGGGCATGGAGCGGGACCTGAAACAGACCTTCTTCTCCACGGGCCTCCGGGGAACGGACCCGGAAAAGGCCGCCGGGATCGAAAAGCTCATCCTGGAAACCCTGGAGACCGAAACGGAGAAGGGGTTCGACCGGGAGCTGATCGAGGGAACCCTGCACCAGGTGGAGTTTCACGGACGGGAAATCAAAAGAAAAACGTACCCCTACGGAATCACGCTGATGGGACGGGCCTTCCACGGCTGGCTGTACGGGGGCGATCCCCTGGCGGGCCTGAATTTCCCGGCCATCATCAGCGGTATCCGCCGGAGATGGGAGGCGGATCCCCGCCTCTTCGAGAAGACCGCCCGGACGTGGCTGATCGAGAACCCCCATCGACTCCTGGCCGTCCTCGAACCGAGCGCGACCGTGCAGGAGGAGCGGGAGTCAGCCTTTCGGGAACGGATGGAGCGGCTGCGCGCGGCCCTGTCCGACGGCGACATGGAGCGGATCCGGCGGGAGGCGGAGGACCTGCGGCGCTACCAGTCGGAGCCGGACCCGCCCGAAGCGGCGGCGACCCTGCCCAGGCTCAAGGTCGCGGACATTCCCGCGGAACCGGAATTTATCCCGACGGAAGATTCCCTGCTGTCGGGCGTCCCGACCCTGCGGCACGATCTTTACACCAACGGGATCGCGTACTGGTCCCTGGCCTTCGACATCTCGGACGTACCGGAAGACCTCCAGCCCCTCCTGCCCCTCCTTGGGAAGCTGACCCTCAACATGGGCGCCGCGAGCCGATCCTACGAGGAGATGGCCAAACGGATCGCCCTGAAGACGGGCGGTCTCCGCTTCTCCCTCTCGGCAGGCTTCGGACGGAAGGGGGAAGGGACCTGGCAGAAACTGATCGTCGAGGGGAAATCCCTTTACCGGAATGTCCCGGACGCCCTGGCGATCCTGAAGGATCTCCTCCTGGCGGGCGACCTGGACGACCGGACCCGCATGCGGGACCTGATCCTGGAGAAGAAGAACCGCCTCCAGGCGGCGGTCATCCCCTCGGGACACTCCTTTGCCAAAATGGCGGCGGCGGCGTCTCTCAGCCTGCCGGCCTGGCGGGATGAGCAGTGGCACGGGCGCTCCCAGCTCCGTTTCGCCGCCCGGACGGCCGAATCCCTGGAGAAGGAGGCGGAACGCCTGCAGGGAACCCTGGCCGGACTGAAAACGGCGGTGTTCCGCCGGGCGGGCCTGACTGTCGACCTGGCCGCCGACCGGGAAGGGCTCGCTATCCTCTCGGCGGAACTGGGTGCCCTCATCACGGATCTCCCTGCAGGAAAGGCGTCGGCTCCCTTCGAGACAGCCCTGAAGCCGTCGCGGCCGGGCGTCGCCATCCCCGCCGACGTGAATTACGTGGCCCGGGTCCTGCCGGCGCCGGTCCACGGGGACCCGCAGGCGGCGGCCCTCCTGGTCCTGGCCCGTTACCTGTCGAGCGGCTATCTCTACAAGCGGATCCGCGTCCAGGGCGGGGCGTACGGGGGTATGTGCGGCTACGACTCGATGAATGGGCTGTTCTCCCTCCTGTCCTACCGGGATCCCCATCTCGTCGAAACCCTGGACGTCTACGACGGCGTGCCCGACGAAATCCGGCGGGGGATCGACCCGGAGGAACTGGAGAAGGCCGTCATCGGCACGATCGGCCTCCTGGACCGCCCGACGGATCCGTCGGGAAAGGCTCACACGGCGCTGATCCGCCGCATCGCAGGCGTGACCGACGACGACCGGCGCGCCCTCAGGCGGCGGATCCTGGACATGACGCCGGAGACGCTGCAGGCGGCGGCAGAGGAATTCCTGGCCGAATCGATGGACCGGTCGTCCGTCGCGGTGTTCGCCCCGGAGGAGAAGCTGCGAAAGGCCAATGAGAGCCTGCGGGAAGCCCTGGAAGTGGAGCCGCTGGTCCAGGCGAAGGCCTGA
- a CDS encoding TetR/AcrR family transcriptional regulator, producing the protein MEEATRSDKSGDTVERILRAAAEVFAESGFPGARVDEIARRAGVNKAMLYYHVGDKKDLYEAVIRSIIVETAARLEEEIRQAQSPEDKMRIYMRRFADTLDRNPLMPPIMMRELASGGNTLPPSALEGVARVITLIGGILDEGVAKGAFRPINPFLVHMMVAGAFIVYKVAAPVRERAEFIPEEVRRMPPEITGSVLGDVEEMVLRAIRK; encoded by the coding sequence ATGGAGGAAGCGACCCGCAGCGACAAGTCGGGAGACACGGTGGAACGGATCCTGCGCGCCGCCGCCGAGGTCTTTGCTGAATCGGGATTCCCCGGGGCCCGGGTCGACGAGATCGCCCGGCGCGCCGGCGTTAACAAGGCCATGTTGTATTATCACGTGGGCGACAAGAAGGACCTCTACGAGGCGGTCATCCGGAGCATCATCGTCGAAACGGCGGCGCGTCTCGAGGAGGAGATCCGGCAGGCCCAAAGCCCGGAAGACAAGATGCGGATCTACATGCGCCGGTTCGCCGACACCCTGGACCGGAATCCCCTCATGCCGCCCATCATGATGCGGGAGCTCGCGTCGGGCGGGAATACGCTGCCCCCGTCGGCGCTGGAAGGCGTGGCACGGGTGATAACGCTCATCGGCGGCATCCTGGACGAGGGGGTCGCGAAGGGGGCCTTCCGGCCCATCAACCCCTTTCTCGTCCACATGATGGTGGCGGGGGCCTTTATTGTCTACAAGGTGGCGGCGCCGGTCCGGGAGCGGGCGGAATTCATCCCCGAGGAGGTCCGCCGGATGCCGCCGGAGATTACCGGCTCCGTTCTCGGAGACGTCGAGGAAATGGTTTTGAGGGCCATCAGGAAATAA
- a CDS encoding TolC family protein — translation MRRESILLSTILSGLLLLSGGPSCLAAEKMTLQESIDIALKQSLIVHSAREGVAGARAQEREAFTGFLPKFSTSYGYTRLNEDPGMTVTGLGSFTTGTRDNYTWATEVRQPLFAGGGIVANWRAGRLGAEIARSDEQAAVNDLVLDVKTAYFNVLKAQRLVEAARQAVELLQAHRNMAKDFFDVGMVPKNDVLRAEVELANGTYNLTKVENALEMTRANFNTVLRRDVNEPVVLEDVPDLRPVDGSLADVRKQALEGRPEIKSYAMKTEQADRYVDAARSEFFPTISAVGHYERFGDTPGVSGSPYQDAESWYVGGMLSWNFWEWGRTKYRVDAVKSRRNQAQNALEGLKDQVTLEVKNAWLQLEEARKQVGVTKKAIEQAEENFRMSQERYREQVGTATEVLDAQTLLTRARSDHAGALADYHISLARLERATGRR, via the coding sequence ATGAGAAGAGAATCAATCCTTTTGTCCACGATCCTGTCCGGGCTGCTCCTGCTTTCGGGAGGCCCGTCCTGCCTTGCGGCGGAGAAGATGACGCTTCAGGAGAGCATCGACATCGCCCTGAAGCAGAGCCTGATCGTCCATTCGGCCCGGGAGGGTGTAGCCGGTGCCCGGGCCCAGGAGCGGGAGGCCTTCACGGGATTCCTGCCGAAGTTCTCGACGTCTTACGGCTACACCCGCCTCAACGAGGACCCCGGCATGACCGTCACTGGCCTCGGCTCCTTCACGACGGGGACCCGGGACAACTACACCTGGGCCACGGAGGTCCGGCAGCCCCTCTTCGCCGGCGGAGGGATCGTGGCGAACTGGCGCGCCGGCAGGCTCGGCGCGGAGATCGCCCGCTCGGACGAGCAGGCCGCCGTCAATGACCTCGTCCTGGACGTCAAGACGGCCTACTTCAACGTCCTCAAGGCGCAGCGCCTCGTGGAGGCGGCCCGGCAGGCGGTGGAGCTGCTGCAGGCCCACCGGAACATGGCAAAGGACTTCTTCGACGTGGGCATGGTTCCCAAGAACGACGTCCTCCGGGCCGAGGTGGAGCTGGCCAACGGGACGTACAACCTGACGAAGGTGGAGAACGCTCTCGAGATGACCCGGGCGAACTTCAACACCGTCCTGCGCCGGGACGTCAATGAGCCGGTCGTCCTGGAGGATGTTCCGGATCTCCGGCCCGTCGACGGATCCCTGGCGGACGTCCGGAAGCAGGCCCTGGAAGGGCGTCCGGAAATCAAGTCCTACGCCATGAAGACCGAGCAGGCAGACCGGTACGTGGACGCGGCCCGGAGCGAATTCTTTCCCACCATCAGTGCCGTCGGCCACTACGAGCGCTTCGGCGATACCCCGGGGGTGTCCGGGAGCCCCTACCAGGATGCCGAAAGCTGGTATGTCGGGGGAATGCTGAGCTGGAACTTCTGGGAATGGGGCCGCACGAAGTACCGGGTGGATGCCGTGAAGAGCCGCCGGAACCAGGCGCAGAACGCCCTGGAGGGCCTGAAAGACCAGGTCACCCTGGAGGTCAAGAACGCCTGGCTCCAGCTCGAAGAGGCGCGGAAGCAGGTGGGGGTGACGAAGAAGGCCATCGAGCAGGCGGAGGAGAACTTCCGCATGAGCCAGGAGCGCTATCGCGAACAGGTCGGGACGGCCACGGAGGTGCTGGATGCTCAGACGCTCCTGACCCGGGCCCGGTCCGACCATGCCGGCGCCCTGGCGGATTACCACATCAGCCTGGCCCGGCTGGAGCGGGCCACGGGCCGCCGATAG
- a CDS encoding efflux RND transporter periplasmic adaptor subunit, with amino-acid sequence MKKKRIVIAVFLVLLIGVGALVYWGQWRNQRQELSYSGTIEATNANLAFQAPGRIVRVAVKEGEAVAKDQVLAELDPSELKARQDQAKANLERAQRVQEQAGTMQSLYRETLPADVLRAEANLKALRSTAEDSRKNAARYEQLFSRGVVTEKERDTVRLRADTDRERLAEAEAVLVQARSNLRKIEASKKDLESARSAAEAARATLEQAVIQSGYAKLSAPFAGIVTSRNVEPGEVVTAGREVLTVTDLSTVDLKIFVGETEIGKVKPGQRVEVRVDTFPKKAFEGRVTFISPEGEFTPKIIQTKKERVKLVYLVKVSVPNPDLELKSGMPADAWLK; translated from the coding sequence ATGAAGAAGAAACGGATCGTCATCGCGGTTTTCCTGGTCCTTCTGATAGGTGTGGGCGCCCTGGTCTACTGGGGCCAGTGGAGAAACCAGCGGCAGGAGCTATCCTATTCGGGAACCATCGAGGCCACGAACGCCAACCTGGCCTTCCAGGCACCCGGGCGGATCGTGCGGGTCGCCGTAAAGGAAGGGGAGGCCGTGGCGAAGGACCAGGTCCTGGCGGAGCTGGATCCTTCGGAGTTGAAGGCCCGGCAGGACCAGGCGAAGGCGAACCTGGAGCGGGCCCAGCGCGTCCAGGAGCAGGCGGGAACGATGCAGAGCCTCTACCGGGAGACCCTGCCGGCGGACGTGCTCCGGGCCGAGGCGAACCTCAAGGCCCTCCGGAGTACCGCGGAGGACAGCCGGAAGAACGCCGCCCGGTACGAGCAGCTCTTCTCCCGAGGGGTCGTGACGGAGAAAGAGCGGGACACCGTCCGTCTCCGGGCCGATACCGACCGGGAGCGGCTGGCCGAGGCCGAGGCGGTCCTCGTCCAAGCCAGGTCGAACCTGAGGAAGATCGAGGCATCCAAAAAGGATCTGGAGAGCGCCCGCTCCGCCGCGGAGGCCGCCCGGGCGACCCTGGAGCAGGCCGTGATCCAGTCGGGCTACGCGAAGCTCTCAGCCCCGTTTGCGGGGATCGTCACCAGCCGGAACGTCGAGCCCGGCGAGGTCGTGACGGCGGGGCGGGAGGTCCTGACGGTTACCGACCTCTCCACGGTGGACCTGAAGATCTTCGTCGGCGAGACGGAGATCGGCAAGGTAAAGCCGGGACAGAGGGTGGAGGTCAGGGTGGACACCTTCCCGAAGAAGGCCTTCGAGGGGCGGGTGACCTTCATTTCCCCCGAGGGGGAGTTCACGCCCAAGATTATCCAGACGAAGAAGGAGCGGGTAAAGCTGGTCTACCTGGTGAAGGTGAGCGTGCCGAACCCGGACCTGGAGCTGAAATCGGGCATGCCGGCGGACGCCTGGCTGAAATGA
- a CDS encoding ABC transporter ATP-binding protein yields the protein MAPFVSVENVSMRFGAVEAVRDVSLAVEEGTLFGLVGSDGAGKSTLLRMAATMIAPLAGRIAIGGFDVVKDRKKVKPLIGYMPQRFGLYADLTVDENLRFFMDVFNIPRGERIRRREKYLGFSNLLPFADRPAGNLSGGMKQKLGLACVLVHEPRALILDEPTNGVDPVSRQEFWDILKQMRQEGMTILVSTAYLDEGEKCDRLALMHKAGLIETAAPADIRADFPSLEDAMIARIRDVDEELANEAFQR from the coding sequence GTGGCGCCCTTCGTCTCCGTGGAGAATGTGTCCATGCGGTTCGGAGCCGTCGAGGCCGTCCGGGACGTGTCCCTCGCCGTGGAGGAGGGGACCCTCTTCGGCCTGGTGGGCTCCGACGGGGCGGGGAAATCGACCCTGCTGCGCATGGCCGCCACCATGATCGCGCCCCTGGCCGGGCGGATCGCCATCGGCGGGTTCGACGTCGTGAAGGACCGGAAGAAGGTGAAGCCCCTCATCGGCTACATGCCCCAGCGCTTCGGCCTCTACGCGGACCTGACGGTGGACGAGAACCTGCGCTTCTTCATGGATGTCTTCAACATCCCCCGGGGAGAGCGGATCCGCCGCCGGGAGAAGTACCTCGGGTTCTCCAACCTTCTTCCCTTTGCCGACCGTCCGGCGGGAAACCTCTCCGGCGGGATGAAGCAGAAGCTGGGGCTGGCCTGCGTGCTGGTCCATGAGCCCCGGGCCCTGATCCTCGACGAGCCGACCAACGGCGTCGATCCCGTCTCGAGGCAGGAGTTCTGGGACATCCTGAAGCAGATGCGGCAGGAGGGCATGACGATCCTGGTCTCGACGGCCTACCTGGACGAGGGGGAGAAGTGCGACCGCCTGGCCCTGATGCACAAGGCGGGCCTGATCGAGACGGCCGCCCCGGCGGACATCCGGGCGGATTTCCCTTCCCTGGAGGATGCCATGATCGCCCGGATCCGTGATGTGGACGAGGAGCTGGCAAATGAAGCCTTTCAGCGGTGA
- a CDS encoding ABC transporter ATP-binding protein — protein MKPFSGDAITVRELEKRFGDFIAVDRITFSVKRGEIFGFLGSNGSGKSTTIRMLCGILSPTSGRGEVAGIDIFREPERVKSVIGYMSQKFSLYEDLTPAENLRFYLGIYAVPPELWRERTRWVLSMARLEAVKDRPTGDLPQGWKQRLALGCALLHRPEILFLDEPTSGVDPVTRRHFWDFIRQLADEGITVFVTTHYMDEAKNCERLVLIDQGAIVAQGSPGEIVGMACPDRENADLNDAFISLMARKPC, from the coding sequence ATGAAGCCTTTCAGCGGTGACGCCATCACCGTCCGGGAGCTGGAGAAGCGCTTCGGCGACTTCATCGCTGTGGACCGGATCACCTTCTCGGTGAAGCGGGGCGAGATCTTCGGCTTCCTCGGCTCCAACGGCTCGGGCAAGTCCACGACGATCCGCATGCTCTGCGGCATCCTGAGCCCGACCTCCGGCCGCGGCGAGGTGGCGGGGATCGACATTTTCCGGGAGCCCGAGCGGGTCAAAAGCGTGATCGGCTACATGTCCCAGAAGTTCTCTCTCTACGAAGACCTGACGCCCGCGGAGAACCTCCGCTTCTACCTGGGGATCTACGCCGTCCCGCCGGAGCTCTGGAGGGAGCGGACCCGCTGGGTCCTCTCCATGGCGCGGCTGGAGGCGGTGAAGGACCGCCCCACGGGGGACCTGCCGCAGGGCTGGAAGCAGCGGCTGGCCCTGGGGTGCGCCCTCCTGCACCGGCCGGAGATCCTGTTCCTGGACGAGCCGACGTCCGGAGTCGATCCGGTGACGCGCCGCCACTTCTGGGACTTCATCCGGCAACTGGCGGACGAGGGCATCACGGTGTTCGTCACGACCCACTACATGGACGAGGCAAAGAACTGCGAGCGCCTGGTCCTCATCGACCAGGGCGCCATCGTGGCCCAGGGAAGCCCCGGGGAGATCGTCGGCATGGCCTGCCCGGACCGGGAGAATGCGGACCTCAATGACGCCTTCATCAGCCTGATGGCCCGGAAGCCCTGCTGA
- a CDS encoding protease inhibitor I42 family protein gives MRKGWLLFVVLAVVVVLAPALQAAPGDGRVGVGRGSAGPILTDSNQPMPADGRAGAGRIGGIGPVFTDPNLPVEVVAGDTFRIVLDSNPTTGYGWQLAETPDEAVVKKVHNRYRAPRVNRPGAGGQEVWRFQAVKPGTAQIRMVYVRSWEKGVEPARTAVFKVNVK, from the coding sequence ATGAGGAAGGGATGGCTGCTGTTTGTGGTCCTGGCTGTTGTGGTGGTTCTGGCTCCGGCCCTTCAGGCTGCGCCGGGAGACGGCCGGGTGGGGGTGGGCCGCGGGAGTGCCGGGCCGATCCTGACCGATTCAAACCAGCCGATGCCGGCGGACGGCCGGGCGGGGGCGGGCCGGATCGGGGGAATCGGGCCGGTCTTCACCGATCCGAACCTGCCCGTTGAAGTGGTGGCTGGAGACACCTTCCGTATCGTTCTCGACTCGAATCCGACGACGGGCTACGGGTGGCAGCTCGCGGAGACGCCCGACGAGGCCGTGGTGAAGAAGGTCCACAACCGCTACCGGGCGCCGAGGGTGAATCGTCCCGGGGCCGGCGGACAGGAGGTCTGGCGGTTCCAGGCCGTGAAGCCGGGAACGGCGCAGATCCGGATGGTGTACGTCCGTTCCTGGGAAAAGGGCGTCGAGCCCGCCCGGACGGCGGTCTTCAAGGTCAACGTGAAGTGA
- a CDS encoding ABC transporter permease, with the protein MNLVRVQAIIRKESYHLIRDYRSLYLAFAIPLLLILLFGYALSLDVDNIETVVVDQDRTDLSRDFIRRLDASPYFHVKAHLGDTRLVADWLDRDRATVAVVIPPDWTEKLRSDREAPLQILLDGSDPNFANIARGYVNAFVERYNGKLLADFLSRQGVEPIRVPVEGRIRIWFNEDLESRNFIVPGIIALIIMIVGAILTSLVIAREYESGTMETLKSLPVTGMELLVGKAVPYFFIGLIDVLIAVFMGQVLFGIVMKAGFWVMILASSLYLAVALALGLLISTVTKNQLVANQGAILLTYLPSLLLSNFVFPIANMPKALQLLTYIVPANYYIEILSGIYLKNLGFLQMWSNFAVLGIMFLVLAAISGVLLKKEGL; encoded by the coding sequence ATGAACCTCGTCCGCGTCCAGGCCATCATCCGCAAGGAGTCCTATCACCTGATCCGGGATTACCGGAGCCTCTACCTGGCCTTCGCGATCCCGCTTCTTCTGATCCTCCTGTTCGGCTACGCTCTGAGCCTCGACGTGGACAACATTGAGACGGTGGTGGTGGACCAGGACCGGACCGACTTGAGCCGGGACTTCATCCGGCGCCTCGACGCCTCGCCCTATTTCCACGTGAAGGCCCACTTGGGGGACACGCGCCTCGTCGCCGACTGGCTCGACCGGGACCGGGCGACCGTGGCGGTTGTTATTCCCCCGGACTGGACGGAGAAGCTCCGGAGCGACCGGGAGGCGCCGCTGCAGATCCTCCTGGACGGCAGCGACCCGAACTTCGCCAACATCGCCCGGGGCTACGTCAACGCCTTCGTCGAGCGATACAACGGCAAGCTCCTGGCGGATTTCCTCAGCCGCCAGGGGGTCGAGCCGATCCGGGTCCCCGTGGAGGGTCGGATCCGGATCTGGTTCAACGAGGACCTGGAAAGCCGGAATTTCATCGTCCCGGGGATCATCGCCCTCATCATCATGATCGTCGGGGCGATCCTGACCTCCCTGGTCATCGCCCGGGAGTACGAGAGCGGGACCATGGAGACGCTGAAATCCCTCCCCGTCACGGGGATGGAGCTCCTGGTGGGCAAGGCGGTGCCCTACTTTTTCATCGGCCTGATCGACGTGCTGATCGCCGTCTTCATGGGGCAGGTCCTCTTCGGCATCGTCATGAAAGCGGGCTTCTGGGTCATGATCCTGGCCTCGTCGCTCTACCTGGCGGTGGCCCTGGCCCTGGGACTCCTCATCTCCACGGTCACCAAGAACCAGCTCGTGGCCAACCAGGGGGCGATTCTCCTCACCTACCTGCCGTCGCTGTTGCTTTCGAACTTCGTCTTCCCCATCGCCAACATGCCGAAGGCGCTCCAGCTTCTGACGTACATCGTGCCGGCGAACTACTACATCGAGATCCTGAGCGGCATCTATCTGAAAAACCTCGGATTCCTCCAGATGTGGTCGAACTTCGCGGTCCTGGGGATCATGTTCCTGGTCCTGGCGGCGATCAGCGGCGTGCTCCTGAAAAAGGAGGGCCTGTAG